From bacterium, one genomic window encodes:
- a CDS encoding YIP1 family protein has translation MEESSFGRLVGVLVSPVETFAAISGKPTWAVALVVLIVIGLVSGITMMGKIDWAEVTRDSLEAQDREIPEEQLERIIDIQEKAGPALMIGGGLVGQPVVYLLLALVFMVLFKMLGGELSFLGSFSVILHSMMPRAVASLLSIPVILGKDEFGFEELQDGSVLTSNLGAFAPEGAGPALVALLSSFDLFSLWALALLVIGYGVVSKVSRGAAAGGVIALWVVYVLGKVGLSALRG, from the coding sequence ATGGAAGAGTCGAGTTTCGGGCGGCTGGTAGGGGTCTTGGTCTCGCCCGTCGAGACCTTCGCGGCAATCTCCGGGAAGCCGACCTGGGCGGTCGCGCTGGTCGTCCTGATCGTCATCGGTCTGGTTTCCGGGATCACGATGATGGGCAAGATCGATTGGGCAGAGGTCACTCGAGACTCCTTGGAGGCGCAGGATCGGGAGATTCCCGAAGAACAGCTGGAGCGCATTATCGACATTCAGGAGAAGGCCGGTCCGGCCCTGATGATCGGTGGTGGCTTGGTGGGACAGCCCGTGGTCTACTTGCTGCTGGCGCTGGTCTTCATGGTGCTGTTCAAGATGCTGGGCGGAGAGCTGAGTTTCCTGGGCAGCTTCTCGGTGATTCTGCACAGCATGATGCCTCGAGCCGTGGCGAGCCTGCTCTCGATTCCGGTCATCCTGGGCAAAGACGAATTCGGCTTCGAGGAGCTTCAGGACGGCAGCGTTTTGACGTCGAACCTCGGCGCTTTTGCCCCCGAGGGCGCCGGCCCTGCCCTGGTCGCGCTGCTCTCCAGCTTCGATCTGTTCTCGCTCTGGGCGCTGGCCCTGCTGGTGATCGGCTACGGAGTGGTCTCGAAGGTGTCGAGAGGGGCGGCCGCCGGCGGCGTCATTGCGCTTTGGGTGGTCTACGTGCTCGGAAAGGTTGGCCTCTCGGCCTTGCGGGGCTAG
- a CDS encoding efflux RND transporter periplasmic adaptor subunit translates to MKRILIGAVVVLVLGGVVFASLKSTSKKKGPRVYGAEVERRSIARLVKASGEIDPRVKVNISAHVIGKIEKLYVEEGDEIAAGEPFLELEREAFTAARDSAAAQLAIAQSRSRQAEINLRDSELKLNRMRRLAEEQIASAEQLEQAELQYNSSELGLEQAREAVLQARAALDKAKDDLSKATIFAPLSGRVIELNAEEGEVVVSGTMNNPASVIGTIADLSEILAEVEVDETEVAFLELSQTAELKVDALPETSHGGSVVEIGSSGYEKRSQPDVTFFKVKVLLAAPDPALRPGMSVRAEIRTAEKEDVLVVPIQAVVDRPPLGDDGEPEAAEEEVPVVFLLEGDDEDRVRQVPVETGLTDPTHAEVIAGLEEGQKVVTGPYRALKDLDHEDDVRLQKDDKDNDEDS, encoded by the coding sequence ATGAAGCGGATTCTGATCGGCGCGGTGGTGGTGTTGGTGCTGGGCGGTGTGGTTTTTGCGAGCCTCAAATCCACCAGCAAGAAGAAGGGCCCGAGGGTCTACGGGGCCGAGGTCGAGCGCCGGAGTATCGCTCGCCTGGTGAAGGCCAGCGGAGAGATCGACCCCCGGGTCAAGGTGAACATCTCCGCGCACGTGATCGGCAAGATCGAGAAGCTGTACGTCGAGGAGGGCGACGAGATCGCAGCCGGCGAGCCGTTTCTGGAGCTCGAGCGCGAGGCTTTCACTGCCGCACGGGACTCGGCTGCGGCGCAGCTGGCCATCGCTCAATCGAGGTCCCGACAGGCCGAGATCAACCTGCGCGACAGCGAGCTCAAGCTCAATCGGATGCGACGCCTCGCCGAGGAACAGATTGCTTCCGCCGAGCAACTCGAACAGGCCGAGCTTCAGTACAACTCGAGCGAGCTGGGCTTGGAGCAGGCCAGGGAAGCGGTGCTGCAGGCCCGGGCGGCGCTCGACAAGGCCAAGGACGATCTTTCCAAGGCGACGATCTTCGCGCCGCTCTCGGGAAGAGTAATCGAGCTCAATGCCGAGGAAGGTGAAGTCGTGGTCTCCGGGACGATGAACAACCCGGCCTCGGTGATCGGAACCATTGCCGATCTGTCGGAGATTCTCGCCGAGGTGGAGGTTGATGAGACCGAAGTCGCATTCCTCGAGCTCAGCCAGACGGCGGAGCTCAAGGTGGATGCACTTCCAGAAACCTCCCATGGGGGGAGTGTGGTCGAGATCGGCAGCTCGGGTTACGAGAAGCGCTCTCAGCCCGATGTCACGTTCTTCAAGGTGAAGGTTCTTCTCGCTGCACCTGATCCGGCTCTGAGGCCCGGGATGTCGGTTCGCGCCGAGATCCGAACGGCCGAAAAGGAGGATGTCTTGGTGGTGCCGATTCAGGCGGTAGTCGATCGTCCTCCGCTCGGCGATGACGGCGAGCCCGAAGCCGCCGAGGAGGAGGTCCCCGTCGTCTTTCTCCTCGAGGGCGACGACGAGGACAGGGTTCGCCAGGTCCCGGTCGAGACCGGTCTCACCGACCCGACCCACGCCGAGGTCATCGCCGGCCTGGAGGAAGGACAGAAAGTGGTCACGGGACCCTACCGGGCGCTCAAGGACCTCGACCACGAAGACGACGTGCGTCTGCAGAAAGACGATAAGGACAACGACGAAGACTCCTGA
- a CDS encoding ABC transporter ATP-binding protein: MIDLEDVSKVYEMGSETINALDGLNLSIERGEYVAVMGASGSGKSTLMNVVGCLDRPSSGSYHLNGTAVEELNDDELARIRNREIGFVFQTFNLLARTDALHNVELPLVYAGAKRKERRERAIEALERVGLLDRMTHDQGELSGGQRQRVAVARALVNRPSILLADEPTGNLDSSTSEEIMTLFDELHASGNTVIVVTHETDIARHTQRQVMLRDGAVLEDRATRESAQVSSR; the protein is encoded by the coding sequence CTGATCGATCTCGAAGACGTGAGCAAGGTCTATGAGATGGGCTCGGAGACCATCAACGCCCTGGATGGCTTGAACCTCTCGATCGAGCGCGGCGAGTACGTCGCTGTCATGGGTGCCTCGGGAAGCGGCAAGTCGACGCTGATGAACGTTGTCGGTTGCCTCGATCGGCCCTCCTCCGGCTCCTACCATCTCAATGGGACCGCGGTCGAGGAGCTGAACGACGACGAGCTCGCAAGGATTCGAAACCGGGAGATCGGTTTCGTCTTCCAGACCTTCAATCTCCTGGCCCGAACCGACGCGCTCCACAACGTCGAGCTGCCGCTTGTGTATGCGGGCGCCAAGCGCAAAGAGCGGCGCGAGCGGGCGATCGAGGCCCTCGAGCGAGTCGGCCTACTGGATCGGATGACACACGATCAGGGAGAGCTTTCGGGTGGCCAGCGGCAGCGCGTGGCGGTCGCCCGCGCGCTGGTCAATCGACCCTCGATCCTACTGGCCGACGAGCCGACCGGGAACCTCGACAGCAGCACCTCGGAAGAGATTATGACCCTTTTCGATGAGCTCCACGCGTCCGGGAACACGGTTATCGTGGTCACTCACGAGACCGACATCGCGCGGCACACCCAGCGCCAGGTGATGTTGCGCGACGGTGCGGTGCTCGAGGATCGGGCCACGAGGGAAAGCGCGCAGGTCTCGAGCCGATGA
- a CDS encoding FtsX-like permease family protein, whose translation MILSENFRIAFRALWANKLRSLLTTLGIIIGVAAVIAVVSIVQGLQYLITSQLQGVGATFIAVNPLVDNRGGGIFISRQVKLTWEDGLAIQEQVPGISLITPLILGGNQVKYRDRQHGTTVFGVNEDWPEVGNHTVERGRFLSRIDLEQRRKVAVIGQKLIDELRLGVNPVGQEIYVGAVPVTVVGVMEERGQSLGFDNDDLVFIPFDTSLMLFGRSAADKVLLRLQAESPQVVERVKEGIIQVLRRRHKLGADEPDDFQVVLQDEFLSTVNSILGNVTAVVGAVVGVALLVGGIGIMNIMLVSVTERTREIGIRKSVGARRQDILIQFLIEAVTLSALGGAIGLGLGYGIGAGVAGILPGDWPPAHVPFWAIALSFGFSTLVGVFFGIYPAGKAAALDPIEALRYE comes from the coding sequence ATGATTCTTTCCGAGAACTTCCGCATCGCGTTTCGTGCCCTCTGGGCGAACAAGCTGCGTTCGCTGTTGACCACACTTGGCATCATCATCGGCGTGGCGGCGGTGATCGCCGTCGTGTCGATCGTCCAGGGACTGCAGTATCTGATCACGTCTCAACTTCAGGGCGTGGGAGCGACGTTCATCGCGGTGAACCCTCTGGTCGATAACCGGGGCGGTGGGATCTTTATCTCTCGGCAGGTTAAGTTGACTTGGGAAGACGGCCTGGCGATTCAGGAGCAGGTCCCGGGAATCTCGCTCATCACTCCGCTGATCCTAGGCGGCAATCAGGTCAAGTATCGCGATCGGCAGCACGGCACCACCGTCTTCGGTGTCAACGAGGACTGGCCGGAGGTCGGCAACCACACGGTCGAGCGCGGACGCTTTCTCTCCCGAATCGACCTCGAACAGCGGCGGAAGGTGGCAGTGATCGGGCAGAAGCTGATCGACGAGCTCCGTTTGGGAGTCAACCCGGTGGGGCAGGAGATCTATGTCGGCGCCGTTCCGGTGACCGTTGTCGGAGTCATGGAGGAGCGGGGCCAATCGCTGGGGTTCGACAATGACGATCTGGTGTTCATTCCGTTCGACACGTCTCTGATGCTGTTCGGCCGGAGCGCGGCCGACAAAGTGCTCTTGCGGCTTCAGGCCGAGAGTCCCCAGGTTGTTGAGCGTGTGAAGGAGGGAATCATCCAGGTTCTGAGGCGACGTCACAAGTTGGGAGCCGACGAGCCCGATGATTTTCAGGTTGTGCTGCAGGACGAGTTTCTATCCACGGTCAACTCGATCCTGGGCAATGTCACCGCCGTGGTCGGCGCGGTGGTGGGGGTAGCGCTTCTGGTCGGGGGTATCGGCATCATGAACATCATGCTGGTCTCGGTGACCGAGCGGACCCGCGAGATCGGCATTCGAAAGTCGGTGGGGGCGCGAAGACAGGACATCCTGATCCAGTTCCTGATCGAGGCGGTCACGCTGTCGGCGCTGGGTGGGGCGATCGGTCTGGGCCTGGGCTACGGGATCGGCGCGGGAGTCGCGGGGATACTCCCAGGCGATTGGCCGCCGGCCCATGTCCCGTTCTGGGCGATCGCACTCTCGTTCGGCTTCTCGACACTGGTCGGTGTCTTCTTTGGCATCTACCCGGCGGGCAAGGCCGCGGCCCTCGACCCCATCGAAGCATTGCGCTACGAGTAG
- a CDS encoding phospholipid carrier-dependent glycosyltransferase, which yields MSAVKTPASLLLRRLALVSGALLAAVWLLEICGFFKSHALARAMTPVFLASGLAFLLSSALGLWRSPRGPKRNRALVLAGLLVAAFAVQFVGLDFELMDRPIGDEGVFHEVSQLINRGEPIPKTFNYGHFLYYAGAFAIWFYDLFPMALTWLFEVFYDTIEGYGVQRLLLMSVNALLSALVAGAVFGAAYRVAGAPTGALQPSTGRVQALPAAALAGSLMVFSPLFNGVAHELIADVPAAAFAAFTLYFVSRLLEREVLSDYLFAGVTAGLAAASKYPGGMVAVAIFAVWLYWRIRLRNWSWKLLWAALASLGAMVAVMPGLLVYPKIAFRGAGLDVFFGFRQYAYGGWIGVQPESSLIWYVRKLLFNFGWPAVALGLVGLAFLAPNQRRRWLLMAVFPAVYLTLIFSMSMVVRRNLQAALPALAILVGAGVAAAISRAGGRKSIGTALGLIALALPAWRATSWSISQTRPGTRQIARTWIEENIPEGASLIRERYAPKPSENYASVSHRFAAWVTPAEMKSGEWDYLVLAEPAYARFVGAKKFRREYQEEYKRRYLEMLEFPKVAEFEPSAFTSGPRLTIYRLEPDEPRYLDERLFLPDEATFISHPDLRRDGPGKPLQYTLRWQFAVFKDFFSAGDYRLQLGMNPAPKEGYLHVVDRNNREVGRFDLLSDFTVSLPRDEKYLFRVFVAPPTRLYGVKIQGRFESSGETPR from the coding sequence TTGAGCGCCGTGAAAACGCCGGCATCTCTTCTCTTGCGCCGACTCGCCCTGGTATCGGGGGCGCTACTCGCGGCCGTCTGGCTGCTCGAGATCTGCGGATTCTTCAAGAGCCACGCGCTGGCGCGCGCGATGACCCCGGTCTTCCTGGCTTCCGGACTCGCGTTCCTGCTGAGCTCTGCCCTCGGCCTCTGGCGTTCGCCGCGTGGACCGAAGCGCAACCGAGCGCTCGTTCTCGCCGGCCTTCTCGTCGCGGCGTTCGCAGTCCAGTTCGTGGGGCTCGATTTCGAGCTCATGGACCGGCCGATCGGCGACGAGGGTGTGTTCCACGAGGTCTCCCAACTCATCAACCGTGGCGAGCCGATCCCGAAGACCTTCAACTACGGCCACTTTCTCTACTACGCAGGAGCATTCGCAATCTGGTTCTACGACCTCTTCCCGATGGCGCTGACCTGGCTGTTCGAGGTGTTCTACGACACGATCGAGGGCTATGGCGTGCAGCGTCTCCTGCTGATGAGCGTGAACGCGCTGCTCTCGGCCCTGGTGGCGGGGGCGGTGTTTGGCGCCGCCTACCGGGTCGCCGGCGCACCCACGGGCGCCCTGCAGCCATCGACGGGACGCGTTCAGGCGCTACCCGCCGCGGCCCTTGCCGGGTCTCTGATGGTCTTCTCTCCGCTTTTCAACGGTGTCGCGCACGAGCTGATCGCCGACGTACCGGCGGCCGCCTTCGCCGCCTTCACCCTCTATTTCGTTTCGCGCCTCCTGGAGCGGGAGGTGCTGAGCGACTACCTGTTCGCGGGAGTGACGGCCGGGCTGGCCGCCGCCAGCAAGTACCCCGGCGGCATGGTCGCCGTCGCGATCTTCGCAGTCTGGCTCTACTGGCGGATCCGGCTCCGAAACTGGTCATGGAAGCTGCTCTGGGCGGCCCTGGCTTCACTCGGGGCGATGGTCGCGGTCATGCCCGGACTGCTCGTGTACCCGAAGATCGCCTTTCGAGGCGCGGGGCTCGACGTCTTCTTCGGGTTCCGGCAGTACGCCTACGGCGGCTGGATAGGAGTCCAGCCCGAGAGCAGTCTGATCTGGTACGTCCGCAAGCTCCTTTTCAACTTCGGCTGGCCGGCGGTCGCCCTTGGCCTGGTCGGCCTGGCATTCCTAGCTCCCAACCAGCGCCGGCGGTGGCTGCTCATGGCCGTGTTCCCGGCAGTATACCTGACGCTGATCTTCTCGATGAGCATGGTCGTGCGTCGAAACCTCCAGGCGGCGCTGCCGGCTCTGGCGATTCTAGTGGGAGCCGGAGTCGCGGCGGCGATCAGCAGGGCAGGGGGGCGCAAGAGCATCGGGACGGCCCTGGGATTGATCGCCCTGGCCCTCCCGGCCTGGCGAGCGACCTCTTGGAGCATCAGCCAGACGCGTCCCGGAACGCGGCAGATCGCCCGGACTTGGATCGAGGAGAACATCCCCGAAGGAGCTTCGCTGATCCGCGAGCGCTACGCACCGAAACCGAGCGAGAACTACGCCTCCGTCAGCCACCGGTTCGCCGCCTGGGTGACTCCGGCCGAGATGAAGTCCGGAGAATGGGACTATCTCGTCCTGGCAGAACCCGCCTACGCCCGGTTCGTGGGCGCGAAGAAGTTTCGCCGTGAGTATCAGGAGGAGTACAAGCGCCGCTACCTCGAGATGCTCGAGTTCCCGAAAGTCGCCGAGTTCGAGCCCAGCGCTTTCACTTCGGGCCCGCGGTTGACCATTTACCGGCTCGAGCCGGACGAGCCCCGATATCTCGACGAGCGCCTGTTTCTGCCCGACGAGGCGACCTTCATCTCCCATCCGGATCTGCGTCGCGACGGACCGGGCAAGCCGCTGCAGTACACCTTGCGCTGGCAGTTTGCGGTCTTCAAGGACTTCTTCTCGGCCGGTGACTACCGCCTCCAGCTCGGCATGAATCCGGCTCCCAAGGAGGGCTATCTGCACGTGGTGGATCGCAACAATCGGGAGGTCGGTAGGTTCGACCTACTGAGCGACTTCACGGTTTCCTTACCCAGAGACGAGAAGTACCTGTTTCGAGTGTTCGTCGCCCCGCCGACGCGGTTGTATGGGGTCAAGATTCAAGGGCGGTTCGAGAGCTCGGGCGAGACGCCGCGGTAG
- a CDS encoding tetratricopeptide repeat protein — protein sequence MNHKSGYVLAALTLVLLGSTGGVLAAVGRMRGTVVDDAGRPLEGVQITVTCEDIPTFRAVETTDKKGTFDVTFNQPHHDYRYLFVRAGYQSFEQVIGGTSAKVMRETFTMHRAQVSEEDAALETPMVGADAAILAYNAGLVALQAGDLETARTKFEAAIAEAGEFVEAHAALAGVHLNQRKFEQAAAHAERALALRPGERAALEVQYEAYRALGRDEEARVASEALKTAQDNAANARLVYNEGGEAYQAGDLDTALSKFREAAALDPNLFDAQHAVASLLLKRGEVADAAEVAETALALKPNDSRSLEVAYEAYNGLGQSDRATEILLQLSALDPRYGAANLLKRGAEYFNGGRAEEARPLLETALAIDPGLAKAHYMLGLYHVNKGENSLAKEHLGKFLEMAPTDADAATAREMLGFLE from the coding sequence ATGAATCACAAGAGCGGATACGTTCTGGCCGCGTTGACGCTGGTTCTTCTGGGTTCCACCGGAGGAGTGCTCGCGGCCGTCGGCAGAATGCGTGGCACAGTGGTCGACGACGCCGGTAGGCCCCTGGAGGGTGTCCAGATTACCGTCACGTGTGAGGACATTCCTACCTTTCGTGCGGTGGAGACGACCGACAAGAAAGGCACCTTTGACGTGACCTTCAACCAGCCGCATCACGACTACAGGTACCTGTTCGTCCGAGCCGGCTATCAGAGCTTCGAACAGGTCATCGGTGGTACATCGGCAAAGGTCATGAGGGAGACGTTCACCATGCATCGAGCCCAGGTGAGCGAAGAGGACGCGGCCCTGGAGACACCGATGGTAGGCGCCGACGCGGCGATTCTGGCGTACAACGCGGGGCTCGTAGCTTTGCAGGCCGGTGATCTCGAGACCGCCAGGACCAAGTTCGAGGCGGCCATCGCCGAGGCGGGCGAGTTCGTAGAAGCGCACGCCGCCCTGGCCGGCGTCCATCTCAATCAGCGCAAGTTCGAACAAGCGGCTGCCCACGCGGAGCGGGCTCTGGCTCTACGTCCGGGAGAACGTGCCGCGTTGGAAGTGCAGTATGAAGCCTATCGCGCTCTGGGCCGAGACGAGGAGGCCAGAGTGGCGTCCGAAGCGCTAAAGACGGCGCAGGACAATGCCGCCAACGCCAGACTGGTCTACAACGAGGGCGGGGAGGCCTATCAGGCGGGAGATCTAGACACGGCTCTGTCCAAGTTTCGGGAGGCCGCGGCGCTCGACCCCAACCTCTTCGACGCCCAGCATGCGGTGGCGTCCCTCCTTCTCAAACGGGGAGAGGTAGCCGATGCGGCCGAGGTGGCCGAGACCGCGCTGGCTCTCAAGCCCAACGACAGCCGCTCTCTCGAAGTCGCCTATGAGGCCTACAACGGCCTGGGCCAGAGCGACAGGGCGACGGAGATCCTGCTTCAACTCTCGGCACTCGACCCGCGATACGGCGCCGCCAATCTCCTCAAGCGCGGTGCCGAGTACTTCAACGGAGGCCGCGCCGAGGAGGCCCGGCCGCTCCTCGAAACCGCGCTGGCAATAGATCCTGGCCTCGCGAAGGCCCACTACATGCTGGGCCTTTACCACGTGAACAAGGGAGAGAACTCGCTCGCCAAGGAACATCTGGGCAAGTTCCTCGAGATGGCGCCAACCGACGCCGACGCGGCAACCGCCCGGGAAATGCTGGGTTTTCTCGAGTAG
- a CDS encoding tetratricopeptide repeat protein: MTRSRLLFFGLIATLAWLGAQPEGALAAGLPSTNSEILRLSPEIEQFVDASVRSKDDPGGTLRALINAVFDPDGLGITYGNSHTKSPIETFATRSGNCLSFTMLFVSMARHAGLEARFNEVAQILTWDRRGKFVANNRHMFAEVEFENGRVRVDFLPGENKRYRLVRRISDERALAHYHNNLGAESLADGAIDRALAHFETARALDDTLGPVWVNQGVAYRQAGDFKSAEASYLKALEVDPSETTAAVNLTLLYRKLERTDEVETYERRVERHRQRNPFHHFGLGVEATRNGDNAAAVKHFKGAISRAPDESDFHVELAGVYARIGQSGKAEQSLVKALKLTSDEAERRTLLERLERIRAGV, translated from the coding sequence GTGACGAGATCAAGGCTCCTTTTCTTCGGGCTGATCGCGACTCTGGCCTGGCTCGGAGCGCAGCCGGAAGGAGCGCTGGCTGCCGGCCTCCCATCGACGAATTCCGAGATCCTGAGACTCAGTCCGGAGATCGAACAGTTCGTCGATGCCAGTGTTCGATCGAAGGACGACCCGGGAGGAACCCTCCGAGCGCTCATCAACGCGGTGTTCGACCCCGACGGACTCGGTATTACCTACGGCAACAGCCACACCAAGAGTCCGATCGAGACCTTCGCAACCCGCAGCGGCAACTGCCTGTCGTTTACGATGCTGTTCGTGTCGATGGCAAGGCATGCAGGCCTCGAAGCCCGTTTCAATGAAGTGGCGCAGATTTTGACCTGGGACCGGCGGGGCAAGTTCGTGGCCAACAACAGGCACATGTTCGCGGAAGTGGAGTTCGAGAACGGCCGCGTACGAGTGGACTTCCTGCCTGGCGAGAACAAGCGCTACCGCCTGGTGCGACGAATCAGCGACGAGCGGGCCCTGGCGCACTACCACAACAACCTGGGAGCGGAGTCACTCGCCGACGGCGCCATCGATCGTGCCCTCGCTCACTTCGAAACGGCTCGCGCCCTGGACGACACACTCGGCCCGGTCTGGGTCAACCAGGGAGTGGCTTACCGGCAAGCGGGCGACTTCAAGAGCGCCGAAGCGAGCTATCTGAAGGCCCTCGAGGTCGATCCTTCAGAAACCACGGCCGCGGTCAACCTAACGCTTCTGTACCGGAAGCTCGAACGAACGGATGAAGTCGAAACCTACGAGCGAAGGGTCGAGCGACACCGGCAGAGGAACCCCTTCCACCACTTCGGCCTGGGCGTCGAGGCCACGAGAAACGGTGACAATGCGGCGGCCGTCAAGCATTTCAAGGGCGCTATTTCGAGGGCGCCCGACGAGTCGGACTTTCACGTCGAGCTGGCGGGCGTGTATGCGCGGATCGGGCAGTCAGGGAAGGCCGAGCAGAGTCTCGTCAAAGCCCTCAAGCTGACCTCGGACGAGGCCGAGCGGCGGACTCTTCTCGAGCGATTGGAGCGGATTCGGGCCGGAGTCTAG
- a CDS encoding VWA domain-containing protein, whose translation MNRRRHLSILLALLAIAGIASAQETDVTLTTRPGAFFETVDVNIVNIEVFVTDKSGLPVTGLQREDFELLVDGAPREITNFYTATRGRPAAFSSPDRAEDLQAPALPDVPARVPSNQTLYLAVVVDNEHIRSVNRARVFRDLRKFLATRLEQGAFVTMSSLNPELVIHSDFVDDPRALGAMLDELERAADRPRINEIERRQILSELSTTGRIYNRADYAEGRVAFDSPDLINRIRAYAQIEFNASQSTLRNLSRVVSSLAGVEGRKALLYVSEGIVNRPGEEMFLAWSYRYGDGTPAAQGLRSVGSDTDYFREIGRFDLMPQVRELAQLTSNARVGWYTIDAESDHGATLRSAAVGGSIASETLDVLEANVREPAELIGELTGGRRIQASTSLERDLAAIDDFDTYYSLGFARPSGSEAGVHDVRVKVRGKGLKVRHRASFQLKSDDDRMADATVATLLYQKAENPLGLVLRPGARQERDDGDYILGVEVQVPLRNIALIPTDSGTHVAQLSLYVTIKGPDGQPRPVQKLPFSAAIPDEKLEEALGHSTHYTLPVVMRRGDQQIAVGVRDELGFVDSFLRLEITGSETGS comes from the coding sequence ATGAACCGACGCCGCCACCTATCGATCCTCCTCGCGCTCCTTGCGATTGCCGGTATCGCATCGGCCCAGGAGACAGATGTCACCCTCACTACGCGGCCCGGGGCTTTCTTCGAAACGGTCGACGTCAATATCGTCAATATCGAGGTCTTCGTCACGGACAAGAGCGGCCTGCCGGTTACCGGTTTGCAGCGCGAGGACTTCGAGCTCCTTGTGGACGGCGCGCCTCGGGAGATCACCAACTTCTATACCGCGACTCGCGGCCGCCCCGCCGCCTTCTCGTCTCCTGATCGGGCCGAAGACCTCCAGGCTCCGGCGCTTCCCGATGTGCCCGCTCGCGTACCTTCGAACCAGACGCTCTACCTTGCGGTCGTGGTGGATAACGAGCACATCCGGTCGGTCAACCGCGCACGAGTTTTTCGAGACCTGAGGAAGTTTCTCGCGACAAGGCTCGAGCAGGGCGCCTTCGTGACGATGTCCAGTCTCAACCCCGAGCTCGTCATTCACTCGGACTTCGTCGATGATCCACGTGCTCTCGGCGCGATGCTGGACGAGCTCGAGCGCGCCGCCGACCGGCCCCGGATCAACGAGATCGAGCGCAGGCAGATCCTGAGTGAGCTCTCGACTACCGGCCGCATCTACAACCGGGCCGACTACGCCGAGGGGCGAGTCGCCTTTGACTCACCGGATCTCATCAATCGCATTCGCGCCTATGCTCAGATCGAGTTCAATGCCAGCCAATCGACTCTGAGGAATCTGAGTCGAGTGGTGAGCTCCCTCGCCGGCGTCGAGGGCCGAAAAGCCCTCCTCTACGTCAGCGAGGGGATCGTCAATCGGCCCGGTGAGGAGATGTTTCTGGCCTGGAGCTACCGCTACGGTGACGGTACCCCGGCCGCGCAAGGCCTCAGGAGCGTCGGCTCCGACACCGACTACTTCCGGGAGATCGGCCGGTTCGATCTGATGCCCCAGGTTCGTGAGCTGGCGCAACTGACCAGCAACGCCCGCGTCGGTTGGTACACGATCGATGCCGAGAGCGATCACGGTGCGACTTTGAGGTCCGCCGCGGTCGGCGGCAGCATCGCCTCGGAGACACTGGATGTGCTCGAGGCCAACGTCCGGGAACCGGCCGAGCTGATCGGTGAGCTCACGGGTGGCCGCCGCATTCAGGCCTCGACGAGCTTGGAGCGCGACCTGGCGGCCATCGACGATTTCGACACCTACTATTCACTCGGTTTTGCGCGGCCGAGCGGCAGCGAGGCAGGCGTTCACGATGTCCGTGTGAAGGTCCGGGGCAAAGGGCTGAAAGTCCGTCATCGGGCGAGCTTCCAGCTCAAGTCCGACGATGATCGCATGGCGGACGCCACCGTAGCGACTCTTCTCTATCAAAAGGCCGAGAATCCGCTCGGTCTCGTCCTCAGGCCAGGAGCTCGGCAGGAGCGAGATGACGGAGACTACATTCTCGGTGTCGAGGTACAGGTCCCCCTCCGAAACATCGCCTTGATCCCTACGGATTCAGGCACTCACGTGGCTCAGCTGTCGCTGTACGTGACGATCAAAGGGCCCGACGGTCAACCGCGCCCGGTCCAGAAGCTGCCGTTCTCTGCGGCCATTCCGGACGAAAAGCTCGAGGAGGCGCTAGGGCACTCGACGCACTACACCTTGCCGGTGGTCATGCGCAGAGGAGACCAGCAGATCGCCGTCGGGGTCCGCGACGAGCTCGGCTTCGTCGACTCCTTTCTTCGCCTCGAGATCACCGGATCCGAGACGGGCTCATAG